Below is a window of Terriglobales bacterium DNA.
GGTGGTGTTGAAGGTGAACCTGAACCAGCTGAATGCGTTCGCCAGCAAGCCGCTGGTGAACGGAAGCATGCTGATCGGCCTGCGTGGCTCGACCTTCCAGGTCCCAGTCACGGTCAACAACGCGCCGGTGGTGGGAACGACGACGGTGAGCGCACCGCGCGACATCACGCGGGGTGGATCGATCCCGATCGGAGCGGCGCTGCAGGGCGACACCGTGGCGGGCATCGGGACGGCGTCGTACACCATCGGCAACTGCGATGGCGCGGCGGTGCAACCGCCTCCGCCACCGCCGCCGGGCACGCAGCAGGTGGCCAGCCAGTCAGGCGACGGCACGATTCCGGCGAGCGCGTCGACCGGCAAGTTCCATTTCGACGTGGACAACAGCCCGAGCGGCCAGTTGACGTATAGCGACAAGGGCGCCGGCATCGACCTGGTGAGCACGTCGATTACGACGTTCCAGCCTCCCAATGGCGACAATTGCGTCAGCTTCACCGGTAACGCGCGACTGAACGACGATCCGAACCACATCTTTACCGTGAAGGCGTGCGACAACGGAAATAGCGGGTCGACGGATACGTTCACGATCAGCGTTGACGCGAACTATTCGGCGACCGGCACGCTGACGAGCGGCAATATCAACTCGCACGAAAAATAATTCCGTCTTTGCCCTCGCATGAAGTATTTGGGCCGGTGCGCAAGTATCGGCCCTTTTTTTTAATGGTCAGGCGTGTCAGGGGCGTGCAAGGATGCGAAAATGTGGCGTTCCGAAGCAGGAAAAGAACCAAGAATCATATCCAAGGTCACATTGCCGGGGGAGACGGTGGGGAGTAGAATCCGGGCGCTGAAAAAAGACGGGCCTCCGGCGTCGGCTGAGAGCGAGGCCGGGGTTCGGCTTGAATCTTTTGAGAACAGACGGCATCAAAACTTGAGTATCATTGACTCAAGGTAATCCTATGGCTAATGAAACGCGCAACTTACAGAGCCATGACACGCTCGGCGAAGAACGGCCGACAGTCCAGAATAATGCCAACATACCGGTACTGCCGGTAAGGGACACGGTGCTGTTTCCGCACGCGGTGCTGCCCCTGACGGTGGGCCGGGAAAGCTCGGTCCAGCTGATCAATTCGCTGGGCGAGGACAAGACCATCATCGTGGTGGCGCAGCGGGAGGCGAGGGTGGACTCGCCGCAACCGGTGGACCTGTATGCCATCGGCACGCTGGCGGTGGTGCACAAAGTGGTCAAGATGCCCAACCAGAGCCTGTTTGTCTTTGCCGAAGGACTGGACCGGGTGCATTTGAAGGAATACACGCAGCTGACGCCGTTCATGCGCGCCAGCGTGGAAACGATCCCGGAGATCCCGGCGAAAGTGGGCTCCGAGCAGGAAGCGCTGCAGCGCAACGTGCTGACGCTGTTCCAGCAGATCGTGGCCGGCTCGCCAACGCTGTCGGACGAACTGTCCACGGTGGCGATGAATATCGAAGAGGCGGGGCGGTTGGTGGATTTCATCGCCAGCTCGCTGCCTACGCTGTCGACGCGCGACAAGCAGGAAATCCTGGAGACCGCGGACGTGCGCTCGCGGCTGGACAAGATCAACCAGCACCTGGCCAAGGAGCTGGAGGTCATGCAGCTTCGCAACAAGATCCAGAGCGAAGTGCAGGACCGGGTGCAGCAGACGCAGCGTGAGTTTTATCTGCGCGAGCAGATGAAGGCCATCCAGAAGGAACTCGGCGAGAGCGACGAAACCACGCGCGACACCGAAGATCTGAAACAGAAGATCGAGCAGGCCGGCATGCCCGATGAAGTGAAGAAAGAGGCCCTGAAGGAATTGGGGCGGCTTTCGCGCATGTCGCCGATGGCGGCCGACTATGGCGTGACGCGCAACTACATCGAGTGGCTGGCGGTGCTGCCGTGGAACAAGTCTTCGGGGGTTGAAGTGGACATCCCGAAGGCCAAGGAAATTTTGGACACCGACCACTACGACCTGCAGAAGGTGAAGGACCGGATCCTGGATTACCTCTCGGTGCGGCGGTTGAAGCCGTCGATGAAGGGGCCCATCCTGTGCTTTGTGGGACCTCCGGGCGTGGGCAAGACGTCGCTGGGCAAGTCGATCGCGCGGGCGCTGGGACGCAAGTTCGTGCGCCTGTCGCTGGGCGGCGTACACGACGAGGCGGAGATCCGAGGCCACCGGCGGACGTACATCGGCGCGCTGCCGGGGCAGATCATCCAGGGCATCCGCCGGGCGGAGACCAACGATCCGGTGTTCATGCTGGACGAAGTGGACAAGCTGGGACGCGATTTCCGCGGCGATCCGGCATCGGCGCTGCTGGAGACGCTCGATCCGGAGCAAAACAACACCTTCCGCGATAACTACCTCGACGTGCCTTTCGACCTGTCGAAGGTGCTGTTCATCACCACGGCGAACCAGCTTGATCCGGTTCCGGATCCGTTGCGTGACCGCATGGAGATCATCGAACTCCAGGGTTATACCGAGGACGAGAAGGTGCACATCGCGGTGCGCTATTTGATCAACCGGCAGACGGAAGAGAACGGCATCACGCTTGATCAGATCGAGTTCATCGAGGAGTCGCTGCGGTACATCATCCGGCACTACACGCGGGAAGCAGGCGTGCGCAATCTGGAGCGCAACATCGGAACCATCTGCCGCAAGCAGGCGCGGCGCATCGCCGAAGGCAAGCACGACAAGCTGATGGTGACGCCGCAGATTGTGCGCGAGTTCCTGGGCGGAGAAAAAATCCGGGTGGATACCGAAATCGCGGAGCGCACCAAGCGTCCCGGGGTGGCGGTGGGACTGGCATGGACGCCGACCGGCGGCGACATCCTGTTCGTAGAAGCCAACAAGATGAAGGGCAAAGGCGGCTTCACCATGACCGGACAACTGGGTCAGGTCATGCAGGAGTCGATGCAGGCGGCACTGACCTGGGTTAGGTCAAACGCCCCCAAGCTGGGCATCAGCGAGGATTGGTTCAAAGACCACGACATTCACATCCACGTGCCGGCGGGGGCGATTCCCAAGGACGGGCCTTCGGCGGGCGTGACCATGACGACGGCGCTGGTATCGCTGCTCACCGATCGCCCGGTTCGTCCGCTGACCGCGATGACCGGCGAGATCACGCTGAGCGGGAACGTGCTGCCCATCGGCGGCATCAAGGAGAAATTCCTGGCCGCCAAGAGAGCCGGCGTGCAGACCGTGATTGTTCCAGCCGACAACAAGACCAACGTCGAGGAAGATTTGACGCCGGAGCAGTTGCAGAACGTGGACGTGAAGTACGTCAGCACGATTGACGATGTGCTCGAGATCGCACTGCCGACCAGCAAGGCGGAACAGAAGCAGGATGAGGTCACGCGCGCTGAAGTCTTGAGCGGAGCGGGCGTGCCGGTTCCCGCGGTTTAAAGGCAGCGTTTTAGGAGTGAGGAGTCAGCGGGCCGCGTGAGAGCGCGGCCCGTTTTATTTGCGGATCTGGAGTTGGGAGTTGCAATCAGGCGGCGCGCTTGCTTTTCTTCTGCTCGCGTGCGTGTTGCACACGCTCGCTGAGCAGCGCCTTTGCCTTCTCCAGTTCCTTTCTCCGGGTAGCGCTTAGGCCACGTCCCGCCCGGTTGATGAAATAGGTCAGCATGCGCATTCCGGAACCTGGCCCCTTCGGAGAAACTCTCGTGGAGGCAAGGGTCCGGGCGATGGTGGCCGCGCTGCGATTGAACAGGCCGGCGGGAGGATGGGTGGAGTCGGTTTTAACCTTCGCCACCCATCGCTTTTGAGGACGTCGATTTCTCGCCAAACCCGCGGTTACTGCTGGGGCGGTTTTTCCGACATCGGCTTATCCGACGATGACGGTTTGTCAGAAGAAGACCCCGAACTGCACGTGGTGGCGATGTGCTTCATGCCGGAGACTTCAAGTTGAGGTTGAGAGCCCTGGCTACCGGTGGCATTGGCGGAGGCTGCTCCGGACTCGGACTTTACGCCCTTGATTTGCACTTCATGGCCCACATGCGCGCTGAGCTTGGAAGTGTCGCCGGTCAACTGGTAAGTGGCGCCGGATTTGTCGGTCAGGGTATATCCCGAGTCGGTGCGGTTGAGGCATCCCTGGACCGTGGTAGCGCCGGAGCTGCTGGCTGCGCTCTTTTGCTCCGAGGGATAGTTTTGCTGCGCGAAAACCCAAACCGAACAGAGCAGCAGGATCAGGGTTGCGAATGTAATTTTTTTCATGATGTTGTCCTTTCACATTGTTCTAGAGTTCTAGACGTTGTTCTAGACGCTGGCGCGCTACTTGGCCTGGTTGAGCCAAGCGTGAGAAAACCCATTTTCGTGGCGGCTGACCCACCCCGGGTTGTTTCTTGTTAGATGCCGGGCTCGATTTCGGGTTGGGCAGCACCGGCTTTACCTGTGCTAGTGTTTCAGGAACATGCCCCTGACCACGGACCCCGAAATTCTTCCATCCGAGCCGGAACTTGCCGTAACGGAGAATGCTTCCGCGAGGTGGGAGCGCTTCGTGTTTTCGCTTTGCGGCGTATGCGTGTTGGGCGTCGTGGCGCGAGAACTGGCGGCGCACGCGATGGCGATCTACCGCCACGTCGGGTTGCCGTTCCAGGTGGACTATGAAGAGGGCAACATCCTCAATGCGCTGGTGCGGATCACGCATGGCCTGACCCCGTACCCGGACCCGCACGCGATCCCCAACATCCTGAACCCCTATGGTCCGGTCGCATATTACCTGTTGGCGGCGCCGGTGAAACTGTTCGGAGTTTCGTTCCTGTGGCCGCGACTGATGATTGCGGGATGCGTGGCGGCGATCAGCGTGTTCATCGCGCTCACGATAGCGCGCCAGACGGGATCGAAGCTCAGCGGAATCATTTTTGGCGCGATGTATGCAACCTTGCCGCTGGTG
It encodes the following:
- the lon gene encoding endopeptidase La; this translates as MANETRNLQSHDTLGEERPTVQNNANIPVLPVRDTVLFPHAVLPLTVGRESSVQLINSLGEDKTIIVVAQREARVDSPQPVDLYAIGTLAVVHKVVKMPNQSLFVFAEGLDRVHLKEYTQLTPFMRASVETIPEIPAKVGSEQEALQRNVLTLFQQIVAGSPTLSDELSTVAMNIEEAGRLVDFIASSLPTLSTRDKQEILETADVRSRLDKINQHLAKELEVMQLRNKIQSEVQDRVQQTQREFYLREQMKAIQKELGESDETTRDTEDLKQKIEQAGMPDEVKKEALKELGRLSRMSPMAADYGVTRNYIEWLAVLPWNKSSGVEVDIPKAKEILDTDHYDLQKVKDRILDYLSVRRLKPSMKGPILCFVGPPGVGKTSLGKSIARALGRKFVRLSLGGVHDEAEIRGHRRTYIGALPGQIIQGIRRAETNDPVFMLDEVDKLGRDFRGDPASALLETLDPEQNNTFRDNYLDVPFDLSKVLFITTANQLDPVPDPLRDRMEIIELQGYTEDEKVHIAVRYLINRQTEENGITLDQIEFIEESLRYIIRHYTREAGVRNLERNIGTICRKQARRIAEGKHDKLMVTPQIVREFLGGEKIRVDTEIAERTKRPGVAVGLAWTPTGGDILFVEANKMKGKGGFTMTGQLGQVMQESMQAALTWVRSNAPKLGISEDWFKDHDIHIHVPAGAIPKDGPSAGVTMTTALVSLLTDRPVRPLTAMTGEITLSGNVLPIGGIKEKFLAAKRAGVQTVIVPADNKTNVEEDLTPEQLQNVDVKYVSTIDDVLEIALPTSKAEQKQDEVTRAEVLSGAGVPVPAV
- a CDS encoding DUF3175 domain-containing protein, which translates into the protein MAKVKTDSTHPPAGLFNRSAATIARTLASTRVSPKGPGSGMRMLTYFINRAGRGLSATRRKELEKAKALLSERVQHAREQKKSKRAA